From Amycolatopsis sp. YIM 10, the proteins below share one genomic window:
- a CDS encoding LysR family transcriptional regulator, translated as MPEQLDLNLLRVFDALLQDSSVTAAAERLHLSIPATSRALGRLRRAMGDPILVRAGRGMAPTPFALRTAPRVRSLLDEAVALISADREITPAELERTFTIRINDGVAATLATAAVEATAARAPGVVLRFVTEGSETAEALRDGSVDLDIGAGDVAAPDIRSVSLYRERVVGIVRADSPLGRHRRPSLAQLCKYPHVSASRRGRARGPLDEALAAAGLQRQVAAVVPTSAVAAFLVASSQYVGLVPQRLAEQFGEALGIRWFPIAAELPEIDVRLLWHARLDADPAHRWLRDTLRDAL; from the coding sequence ATGCCGGAGCAACTGGACCTGAACCTGCTGCGCGTGTTCGACGCGCTCCTCCAGGACAGCAGCGTGACCGCGGCGGCCGAGCGCCTCCACCTGTCCATTCCGGCGACCAGCCGGGCGCTGGGCAGGCTGCGGCGGGCGATGGGCGATCCGATCCTGGTGCGCGCGGGCCGGGGCATGGCGCCGACGCCGTTCGCGCTGCGGACCGCGCCGCGGGTGCGGTCGCTGCTCGACGAAGCGGTGGCCCTGATCAGCGCGGACCGGGAAATCACCCCCGCCGAACTCGAACGCACTTTCACGATCCGGATCAACGACGGTGTGGCCGCGACGCTGGCGACGGCCGCTGTCGAAGCCACGGCCGCGCGAGCGCCCGGTGTGGTTCTGCGTTTTGTCACCGAGGGCAGCGAAACCGCCGAGGCGCTGCGCGACGGCTCGGTGGATCTGGACATCGGTGCGGGTGACGTGGCCGCGCCCGACATCAGGAGTGTTTCGCTGTACCGCGAGCGCGTGGTCGGCATCGTTCGCGCGGACAGTCCATTGGGCCGTCATCGTCGTCCGTCGCTGGCGCAGTTGTGCAAATATCCCCACGTTTCGGCGTCGCGGCGCGGGCGTGCCCGCGGTCCGCTCGACGAGGCGCTCGCCGCGGCCGGTCTCCAGCGCCAGGTCGCCGCCGTGGTGCCCACCTCGGCGGTGGCCGCGTTCCTGGTGGCGTCGAGCCAGTACGTCGGGCTCGTTCCGCAGCGCCTCGCCGAGCAGTTCGGTGAGGCGCTGGGCATTCGCTGGTTCCCGATCGCCGCCGAACTGCCGGAGATCGACGTGCGGCTGCTCTGGCATGCGCGGCTCGACGCCGATCCGGCCCACCGCTGGCTCCGCGACACCCTCCGCGACGCGCTGTGA
- a CDS encoding helix-turn-helix transcriptional regulator codes for MLVATADPAVAATADVVVFLGEGRLVDAVSAPSAELIEGCQDQPHCPDGSCAKGERVLLRIVFEREDLQRVRIAPGPDPMWETVLSLHCAREQPRTARLAAWRSRARKRVREAEGARRWLSTMFALVPQYGPFPDFLTPGDRITDLAAGCEALACTPRAALRADVAAVFADRQAPGWAGDLAAGRLEQVQAVTEATRRAHDLLVAPHWPDLAGAVSADRARRADTLTTAGVGSMLAGLPGVVGWDGGELLMRYPVDRTVHLSGRGLTLVPSYFCADRPVTLMDPDRVPVLVYRAAGEAPPERAVSPELVKLLGRTRAECLGAVDVPRSTSELAELLGTSVSAASKQATVLREAGLLRSERDGASVVHSLTPLGAGLLDGQYFR; via the coding sequence GTGCTGGTGGCGACCGCCGATCCGGCGGTGGCCGCCACCGCCGACGTGGTCGTGTTCCTCGGCGAAGGCCGGTTGGTCGACGCCGTGAGCGCCCCATCGGCCGAGCTGATCGAGGGCTGTCAGGACCAGCCGCACTGTCCTGACGGCTCGTGCGCGAAGGGGGAGCGCGTGCTGCTGCGAATCGTGTTCGAGCGCGAAGATCTGCAACGGGTCCGCATCGCACCGGGGCCGGATCCGATGTGGGAGACCGTGCTGAGCCTGCACTGCGCGCGGGAGCAGCCGAGGACCGCGAGGCTGGCCGCCTGGCGTTCGCGGGCCAGGAAGCGGGTTCGCGAGGCCGAGGGGGCCCGCCGCTGGCTGAGCACGATGTTCGCCCTGGTGCCCCAGTACGGCCCGTTCCCGGACTTTCTCACCCCAGGTGACCGGATCACCGACCTGGCCGCCGGCTGCGAAGCCCTCGCCTGCACGCCACGCGCGGCTCTGCGCGCCGACGTCGCCGCGGTGTTCGCCGATCGCCAGGCCCCCGGCTGGGCCGGTGACCTCGCCGCCGGGCGCCTCGAACAGGTGCAGGCGGTGACCGAGGCGACGCGCCGGGCCCACGACCTGCTGGTGGCGCCGCACTGGCCCGATCTCGCCGGCGCGGTGTCCGCCGATCGTGCCCGCCGGGCGGACACGCTGACCACCGCGGGCGTCGGCAGCATGCTCGCCGGTCTGCCCGGGGTGGTCGGCTGGGACGGCGGCGAACTGCTGATGCGTTACCCGGTCGACCGCACGGTGCACCTGTCGGGCCGCGGGCTGACCCTGGTGCCGTCCTACTTCTGCGCCGACCGCCCGGTCACCCTGATGGACCCCGACCGGGTGCCGGTGCTGGTCTACCGCGCGGCCGGCGAGGCACCGCCGGAACGCGCGGTGTCCCCGGAGCTGGTCAAACTGCTCGGGCGCACCCGCGCGGAGTGCCTCGGCGCGGTGGACGTCCCGCGCAGCACGAGCGAACTGGCCGAACTGCTCGGCACCTCGGTCAGCGCGGCGAGCAAGCAGGCCACCGTGCTCCGCGAAGCCGGGCTGCTGCGCAGCGAGCGCGATGGCGCGTCGGTGGTGCACAGCCTCACCCCGCTCGGCGCCGGACTGCTGGACGGGCAGTACTTCCGCTGA
- a CDS encoding haloacid dehalogenase type II: MMEIHDIEVVVFDVLGTLVDEPGGLRAALPDGELVTLWQQHVETEQQRIADGLRPYVNSEVIDREAAEVVAARAGLTDPAAIARLATAGQKLPPWPDSVAGLDRLARRFPVIGLSNAGRRALLRISAHAGLRWHAALSGETVQAYKPAPEVYRLAIDTAGYPPERVLMVATHAWDLRGAQAAGMRTAYVERPVGDPPAGTDAFDGYFGGLGELVTASGIPESAPSGR; the protein is encoded by the coding sequence ATGATGGAGATCCACGACATCGAGGTGGTCGTTTTCGACGTCCTCGGCACGCTGGTCGACGAGCCCGGCGGCCTTCGCGCCGCGTTGCCCGATGGCGAACTGGTCACCTTGTGGCAGCAGCACGTCGAGACCGAGCAGCAACGCATCGCGGACGGGCTGCGCCCCTATGTCAACTCCGAGGTGATCGACCGCGAGGCCGCCGAAGTGGTCGCCGCCCGTGCCGGGCTCACCGACCCGGCGGCCATCGCCCGGCTCGCGACCGCGGGACAGAAACTGCCACCCTGGCCCGATTCCGTCGCGGGTCTCGACCGGCTCGCGCGGCGGTTCCCCGTGATCGGCCTGTCCAACGCCGGGCGCCGGGCCCTGCTGCGGATCAGCGCACACGCCGGGCTTCGCTGGCACGCCGCCTTGTCCGGCGAAACCGTTCAGGCGTACAAGCCGGCGCCGGAGGTCTACCGGCTCGCCATCGACACCGCCGGCTACCCGCCGGAACGCGTGCTCATGGTGGCCACGCACGCCTGGGACCTGCGCGGAGCCCAAGCGGCGGGCATGCGGACCGCTTACGTCGAGCGGCCGGTCGGGGATCCACCGGCGGGCACCGACGCGTTCGACGGGTACTTCGGCGGCCTCGGCGAATTGGTCACCGCGTCAGGAATTCCAGAATCGGCTCCGTCTGGCCGATGA
- a CDS encoding glycoside hydrolase family 3 protein → MLAAAGPASAAGARSEAAQAEKALRGLTLEQKIGQLFVVTVYGKSANDAHPMNQQMYGVATPAEVVREHQVGGVIYFNNDDADNVDDPAQLARFSNGLQRAALSSGAHIPLITSIDQEGGQTTRISAPATEYPSSMALGATRSAENAGKIAAINARELRAMGVNQNFAPVADVNSNPLNPVIGTRSFSSDPGLAGELVAAEVHGYQDSGKRTETVSTSAKHFPGHGDAATDSHTGLPIINRSEADWRKIDLPPFQAAMAEGADSIMSAHISMPSLDPSGAPATLSKPIMTGLLREELGYDGVVVTDALRMDAIRKLYPDAEAPVLAIEAGVDQMLLPPDFTAAVKGVSDAVASGRLTEERIDQSVLRVLKLKAKRGILAKPLVDERAVGKIVGSKKHREAVARITDQATTVLRNDAGLLPLKKPGKVLVAGWNKADFPGYPADPVTSLAKELHGTARPTGENPGEADIAGAVEAAKGADTVVVLANGLRTSPAQVSLLKSLQATGKPVVAVSLQEPYDPAFADAPTWVATYDWRDVSMSTLAKVLRGKLSPSGELPVDIPAADDPAKILFPFGHGLTW, encoded by the coding sequence ATGCTCGCCGCGGCTGGGCCCGCGAGCGCGGCCGGGGCGCGGAGCGAGGCCGCGCAGGCGGAGAAGGCCCTGCGCGGCCTGACGCTGGAGCAGAAGATCGGCCAGTTGTTCGTGGTGACCGTCTACGGCAAGTCCGCGAACGACGCGCACCCGATGAACCAGCAGATGTACGGCGTGGCCACGCCCGCCGAGGTCGTGCGCGAGCACCAGGTCGGCGGGGTCATCTACTTCAACAACGACGACGCCGACAACGTGGACGATCCGGCGCAGCTGGCCCGGTTCTCCAACGGCCTGCAGCGCGCGGCGCTGTCGTCGGGCGCGCACATCCCGCTGATCACCTCGATCGACCAGGAAGGCGGCCAGACCACCAGGATCAGCGCGCCCGCCACCGAGTACCCGAGCAGTATGGCGCTGGGCGCGACCAGGTCGGCCGAGAACGCCGGGAAGATCGCCGCGATCAACGCCCGCGAGCTGCGCGCGATGGGCGTCAACCAGAACTTCGCCCCGGTCGCGGACGTCAACTCGAACCCGCTCAACCCGGTGATCGGCACCAGGTCGTTCTCCTCGGACCCGGGACTGGCCGGCGAGCTGGTGGCCGCCGAGGTGCACGGGTACCAGGATTCGGGCAAGCGGACCGAAACCGTGTCGACCTCGGCCAAGCACTTCCCGGGACACGGTGACGCGGCCACCGACAGCCACACCGGGCTCCCGATCATCAACCGGTCCGAGGCCGACTGGCGCAAGATCGACCTGCCGCCGTTCCAGGCGGCGATGGCCGAGGGCGCGGACTCGATCATGAGCGCGCACATCTCGATGCCCAGCCTCGACCCGTCGGGCGCGCCGGCGACGCTGTCCAAGCCCATCATGACCGGGCTGCTGCGCGAGGAACTCGGTTATGACGGCGTGGTCGTCACCGACGCGCTGCGCATGGACGCGATCCGCAAGCTGTACCCGGACGCCGAAGCTCCGGTGCTGGCCATCGAGGCCGGTGTGGACCAGATGCTGCTGCCGCCGGACTTCACCGCCGCGGTCAAGGGTGTTTCGGACGCGGTGGCGAGCGGCAGGCTGACCGAGGAGCGCATCGACCAAAGCGTGCTGCGAGTGCTCAAGCTCAAGGCCAAGCGTGGCATCCTGGCGAAGCCGCTGGTCGACGAGCGGGCCGTGGGCAAGATCGTCGGCAGCAAGAAGCACCGCGAGGCGGTCGCCAGGATCACCGACCAGGCGACCACGGTGCTGCGCAACGACGCCGGGCTGCTGCCGCTGAAGAAGCCGGGCAAGGTGCTGGTCGCCGGCTGGAACAAGGCCGACTTCCCCGGCTACCCGGCGGATCCGGTCACCTCGCTGGCCAAGGAATTGCACGGCACCGCCCGGCCGACCGGGGAGAACCCCGGCGAGGCCGACATCGCCGGTGCGGTCGAGGCGGCGAAGGGCGCGGACACGGTGGTCGTGCTGGCCAACGGCCTGCGGACCAGCCCGGCGCAGGTCTCGCTGCTGAAGAGCCTGCAGGCGACCGGGAAGCCGGTGGTCGCGGTGTCGTTGCAGGAACCGTACGACCCGGCCTTCGCCGACGCGCCGACCTGGGTGGCCACCTACGACTGGCGCGACGTGTCGATGTCGACGCTGGCCAAGGTCCTGCGGGGCAAGCTTTCCCCGTCGGGCGAGCTGCCGGTGGACATCCCGGCGGCGGACGACCCGGCGAAGATCCTCTTCCCGTTCGGGCACGGCCTGACCTGGTGA
- a CDS encoding FtsX-like permease family protein gives MSTSGSHWSLKFWLTEPGSSASPASSGRCGRRREFALLRLVGTDRRQVSAMMRTEAFVVIVIATVIGSMLAVPPLVGVSLGLSERADPYPAGRGARHAGVTRPLFAPVPATAKRRAFR, from the coding sequence GTGTCCACTTCGGGCAGTCACTGGTCGCTGAAGTTCTGGTTAACCGAACCGGGTAGTAGCGCGTCGCCGGCTTCGAGCGGGCGCTGCGGACGCCGCCGTGAGTTCGCCCTGCTGCGCCTGGTCGGCACGGACCGGCGGCAGGTGAGCGCCATGATGCGCACCGAGGCCTTCGTGGTCATCGTGATCGCCACGGTGATCGGCTCGATGCTGGCCGTGCCACCACTGGTCGGGGTGAGCCTGGGGCTGAGCGAGCGGGCCGATCCGTACCCGGCCGGTCGTGGCGCTCGGCATGCGGGAGTGACGCGCCCTCTTTTCGCGCCGGTTCCGGCGACGGCGAAAAGACGAGCCTTCCGATGA
- a CDS encoding ABATE domain-containing protein: MLPAVAVTGQDGDVDFAFVSGNPALDLAGTVGSRRDTPVDTLTTPADLERWVTGCDELPDNITADTATFEHALSLREALYRLALDRVLDRPFDPASLKIVNRAAAGPMPAVELSDAGVRRSGDLRAALSQVARSGIALFADRDACLKECGREGCTRIYLDRSRGARRTWCGMDECGNRVKAAAYRARQRAAR, from the coding sequence ATGTTGCCAGCCGTGGCCGTCACCGGTCAAGATGGTGACGTGGACTTCGCCTTCGTGAGCGGCAACCCGGCGCTCGACCTGGCCGGGACCGTGGGTTCTCGCCGGGACACGCCGGTCGACACCTTGACCACGCCCGCCGATCTCGAACGCTGGGTGACGGGCTGCGACGAGCTGCCCGACAACATCACCGCCGACACCGCGACTTTCGAGCACGCGCTGTCACTGCGGGAAGCGCTCTACCGGCTGGCACTGGACCGCGTACTGGACCGGCCCTTCGATCCGGCGAGCCTCAAGATCGTCAACCGCGCGGCGGCCGGGCCCATGCCCGCGGTCGAACTGAGCGATGCGGGCGTCCGGCGATCCGGAGACCTGCGTGCCGCGCTTTCGCAGGTGGCCCGCAGCGGCATCGCCTTGTTCGCCGATCGCGACGCGTGCCTCAAGGAATGCGGCCGGGAGGGCTGCACCCGCATTTACCTCGACCGTTCACGCGGCGCCCGGCGCACCTGGTGCGGGATGGACGAGTGCGGCAACCGCGTCAAGGCCGCCGCCTACCGCGCCCGGCAGCGGGCCGCGCGCTGA
- a CDS encoding DinB family protein produces the protein MTDPQELLLAYLDHNQEVILRKLDGLSEVELRRSRLPSGWTPLGLLKHLACTERFWIRFVFAGEDVDFSWPGTAEQEWQVAPDETAAGTAAFFLAEREHCRQVAAAGSRDRLAARQIGQEPCRARPSLAWVLFHLLESFARHAGHLDVVRELADGTTGK, from the coding sequence ATGACGGATCCGCAGGAGCTGCTGCTGGCGTACCTGGACCACAACCAAGAGGTCATCCTGCGCAAACTCGACGGCCTGTCCGAGGTGGAACTGCGACGCAGCCGTCTGCCGTCGGGATGGACGCCGCTGGGTCTGCTCAAGCACCTCGCCTGCACCGAGCGGTTCTGGATTCGGTTCGTCTTCGCCGGTGAGGACGTGGACTTCTCCTGGCCGGGCACCGCGGAGCAGGAATGGCAGGTCGCGCCGGACGAGACCGCCGCCGGGACAGCGGCCTTCTTTCTTGCCGAGCGGGAGCACTGCCGCCAGGTGGCCGCTGCCGGGTCACGGGATCGCCTGGCCGCCCGTCAGATTGGCCAGGAACCCTGTCGGGCGCGTCCGTCGCTCGCCTGGGTGTTGTTCCACCTGCTGGAGAGCTTCGCCCGTCACGCCGGTCATCTCGATGTGGTGCGTGAGTTGGCGGATGGCACGACCGGGAAGTAG
- a CDS encoding oxidoreductase has protein sequence MGKWTETDIPGQRGRIVVITGANTGIGFETARALAARGASVVLACRNADKARAAAERIGGATEVVRLDLASLASVHAAADEIRDRHGRVDLLVNNAGVTGLSGRTEDGFEIQFGVNHLGHFALTGRLLDLLLAAPGSRVVTVSSIGHRFGRFDPGDPQAGGGAYARSKLANLLFTNALQRRLDGTDTIAVAAHPGGASTEVFRYSSPFFRVPNLLIARLFGRTPAMGALPTLRAATDPGAGGGDYFGPTGLFEIGGFPGLVAASSRAHDVELQQRLWAVSEELTGVTYPISRAAR, from the coding sequence ATGGGCAAGTGGACCGAAACGGACATCCCCGGCCAGCGAGGCCGGATCGTGGTGATCACCGGCGCCAACACCGGCATCGGTTTCGAGACGGCCAGAGCACTGGCGGCACGCGGTGCTTCGGTGGTGCTGGCCTGCCGGAACGCGGACAAGGCGCGGGCGGCAGCCGAGCGGATCGGCGGCGCCACCGAGGTGGTGCGGCTGGACCTGGCGTCACTCGCCTCGGTGCACGCGGCGGCCGACGAGATCCGCGACCGGCACGGGCGTGTCGACCTGCTGGTGAACAACGCGGGCGTGACCGGTCTGTCCGGACGCACCGAGGACGGCTTCGAGATCCAGTTCGGGGTCAACCACCTCGGCCACTTCGCGCTCACCGGACGGCTGCTCGACCTGCTGCTGGCCGCGCCCGGCTCGCGGGTGGTGACGGTCAGCAGCATCGGCCATCGCTTCGGGCGCTTCGACCCCGGCGACCCGCAGGCCGGCGGTGGTGCCTACGCGCGGTCGAAACTGGCGAACCTGCTGTTCACCAACGCACTTCAGCGACGGCTGGACGGCACGGACACGATCGCCGTCGCCGCGCATCCCGGTGGCGCCAGTACCGAGGTCTTCCGGTACTCGTCACCGTTCTTCCGGGTGCCGAACCTGCTGATCGCGCGCCTCTTCGGCCGGACACCGGCAATGGGCGCGCTGCCCACCCTGCGCGCGGCCACCGATCCCGGCGCCGGGGGTGGTGACTACTTCGGACCCACCGGCCTGTTCGAGATCGGCGGCTTCCCGGGCCTGGTCGCGGCGAGCAGCCGGGCGCACGATGTCGAACTGCAGCAACGCCTGTGGGCGGTCTCGGAGGAACTCACGGGCGTCACCTATCCCATCAGCAGGGCGGCTCGGTAG
- a CDS encoding alpha/beta fold hydrolase, whose translation MIFKTEAGQRRIMRRYEEILASWPVPAERHQVPSTAGETFVLVSGPEDAPPLVLLHGSGSNAAMWAGDVESWAKRFRVYAIDMIGEPGLSAPSRPPLDSAAYADWLDDVLDHFGLDSVAIVGASLGGWLGLDYATRRSRRVERLALLCPGGVGRQKYGFLFKVALYRPFGQWGMRRSIKAVAGVDPRATPEVADYLTLMFTHFLPRRDRLPLFSDEALRGLTMPVRVIVGERDAMFDSRDTARRIGRTVPHAEVTVLPGVAHSIIGQTEPILEFLTR comes from the coding sequence ATGATCTTCAAAACCGAGGCGGGGCAACGCCGGATCATGCGCCGCTACGAGGAAATCCTGGCGAGCTGGCCCGTTCCGGCCGAGCGCCACCAGGTGCCGTCGACGGCGGGGGAGACGTTCGTCCTGGTGAGCGGTCCCGAGGACGCGCCGCCGCTGGTGCTGCTCCACGGTTCCGGTTCGAATGCGGCCATGTGGGCGGGTGACGTCGAGTCCTGGGCGAAGCGCTTCCGCGTGTACGCGATCGACATGATCGGGGAACCCGGGCTCTCCGCACCTTCCCGCCCGCCGCTGGACTCGGCGGCGTACGCGGACTGGCTGGACGACGTCCTGGACCACTTCGGACTCGACAGCGTCGCGATCGTCGGCGCCTCGCTCGGCGGCTGGCTGGGGCTCGACTACGCGACCCGGCGATCGCGGCGGGTGGAGCGGCTGGCCCTGCTGTGCCCCGGCGGCGTCGGCCGACAGAAGTACGGCTTCCTGTTCAAGGTCGCGCTGTACCGGCCGTTCGGCCAATGGGGGATGCGCCGGTCGATCAAGGCGGTCGCGGGCGTCGATCCCCGCGCCACCCCGGAGGTCGCGGACTACCTGACGCTGATGTTCACGCACTTCCTGCCCCGCCGGGACCGGCTTCCCCTGTTCTCCGACGAGGCACTGCGCGGGCTGACCATGCCGGTGCGGGTGATCGTCGGCGAGCGCGACGCGATGTTCGACTCGCGGGACACCGCCCGTCGCATCGGCCGGACCGTTCCGCACGCGGAAGTGACCGTGCTGCCCGGCGTCGCGCACTCCATCATCGGCCAGACGGAGCCGATTCTGGAATTCCTGACGCGGTGA
- a CDS encoding helix-turn-helix domain-containing protein: protein MVNELYSTEEVAERLGLHVRTVRAYVRDGRLRAVRIGKQYRIPREDLEAFIGAPVEEPAAVRRQRYVDASSVVEIDVVSPETAHRISTMLTAVRSEPGDPPLRTETVYDEERARMKVIIVGGLADTRKLLDCLQVVLES from the coding sequence ATGGTCAACGAGCTCTACTCCACCGAGGAGGTCGCCGAGCGTCTCGGGCTGCATGTGCGCACCGTCCGCGCCTACGTCCGAGACGGGCGCCTGCGCGCGGTTCGCATCGGCAAGCAGTACCGCATCCCGCGCGAGGACCTCGAGGCGTTCATCGGCGCGCCGGTGGAGGAGCCGGCCGCGGTCCGGCGGCAGCGCTACGTCGACGCGTCGAGCGTCGTCGAGATCGACGTGGTCAGTCCGGAGACGGCCCACCGCATCAGCACGATGCTCACCGCCGTGCGCAGCGAGCCCGGTGACCCGCCGCTGCGCACGGAAACCGTCTACGACGAGGAAAGGGCACGGATGAAGGTCATCATCGTCGGCGGGCTAGCCGACACCCGGAAGCTGCTCGACTGCCTCCAGGTGGTGCTCGAGTCATGA
- a CDS encoding right-handed parallel beta-helix repeat-containing protein, with translation MRRLTLVLCLALTMVAFPAATSSPAEAEQVVVACADNTTDDEKLNTAIAATSPGDEVVFEGRCLIDGTIRLLGERAYRGHSRAGTVIRQAAGANLPAMLASDSYLDNVPYTGLPVTVESVSLDGNRAANPAAGDALVLRSWQSVVEDVEIFGANRHGLRLTNLSANGTALQNTQVNGRIVGNHVAESGGRGIFVEDTGNSVTDWQLLDNWIADSGSDGIALDNTAGWMVQRNHVYGVGGTAIAAQRLFASTVSDNYIEDFATAGLQASLQGDAASTIANNRIFRFNGGGGTFLSLGVNYGTGNATVTGNAIRGGGTGIGLDYQLGGGIAGQLASTGNLVTGVTTPRRVAAGVTVTAGL, from the coding sequence GTGCGCCGGCTGACGCTCGTGCTGTGCCTTGCCCTGACCATGGTGGCCTTTCCCGCCGCGACCAGCTCGCCCGCCGAGGCCGAGCAAGTCGTGGTGGCGTGTGCGGACAACACCACCGACGACGAGAAGCTGAACACCGCCATCGCCGCGACTTCTCCTGGCGACGAAGTGGTTTTCGAAGGTAGGTGCCTGATCGACGGCACCATCAGGCTGCTCGGCGAGCGCGCGTACCGCGGGCATTCCCGTGCGGGAACGGTGATCCGGCAGGCGGCGGGCGCGAACCTGCCCGCGATGCTGGCCAGCGACTCCTACCTGGACAACGTGCCGTACACCGGGCTGCCGGTCACCGTGGAATCCGTTTCCCTCGACGGAAACCGGGCGGCGAACCCGGCCGCCGGGGACGCGCTGGTGCTGCGGTCGTGGCAGTCCGTCGTGGAGGATGTGGAGATCTTCGGTGCCAATCGGCACGGCCTCCGGCTGACCAATCTGTCGGCGAACGGCACCGCACTGCAGAACACCCAGGTCAACGGCCGGATCGTGGGCAACCACGTGGCCGAGTCCGGCGGGCGCGGCATTTTTGTCGAGGACACCGGGAACTCGGTCACCGACTGGCAGCTGCTGGACAACTGGATCGCCGACTCCGGCTCCGACGGCATCGCACTGGACAACACCGCGGGCTGGATGGTGCAGCGCAACCACGTCTACGGCGTCGGCGGCACGGCCATCGCCGCGCAGCGCCTGTTCGCCAGCACGGTTTCGGACAACTACATCGAGGACTTCGCCACCGCCGGTCTCCAGGCCTCCTTGCAGGGTGACGCGGCGTCCACCATCGCGAACAACCGCATCTTCCGGTTCAACGGCGGTGGCGGCACGTTCCTGTCGCTGGGGGTCAACTACGGCACCGGGAACGCGACCGTGACCGGCAACGCCATCCGCGGCGGCGGCACCGGTATCGGCTTGGACTACCAGCTCGGCGGTGGTATCGCAGGTCAGCTGGCGTCCACCGGGAACCTGGTCACCGGCGTCACGACGCCCCGGCGGGTGGCTGCCGGGGTCACCGTGACCGCGGGACTCTGA
- a CDS encoding TetR/AcrR family transcriptional regulator, with amino-acid sequence MAGRGGLRADAARNREAILGAARALIADRGTDVGMDQIAAAAEVAVGTLYRHFPTKNDLVAAIVAELGDAIAETLDSALARIGDGWSTALDEIVALLQRVVVTMGQERLLRDALAPADADALHAVQKRAKQVLERLVADAHRDRTLRPDVTADDIALLLSTSPGAEIPRSARERWVELARRALIAAD; translated from the coding sequence GTGGCCGGACGGGGAGGGCTGCGCGCGGACGCCGCCCGCAATCGGGAGGCGATCCTCGGCGCCGCACGCGCTTTGATCGCTGACCGCGGCACGGACGTGGGTATGGACCAGATCGCGGCCGCGGCCGAGGTGGCGGTCGGCACGCTCTACCGGCACTTCCCGACCAAGAACGATCTGGTCGCGGCGATCGTGGCCGAACTCGGTGACGCGATCGCGGAGACGCTCGACTCCGCGCTCGCCAGGATCGGGGACGGGTGGAGCACCGCGCTGGACGAGATCGTCGCCCTGCTGCAGCGGGTGGTGGTGACCATGGGTCAGGAGCGCCTGCTGCGTGATGCCCTCGCGCCCGCTGACGCGGACGCGCTGCACGCCGTTCAGAAGCGCGCCAAGCAAGTCCTGGAGCGCTTGGTCGCCGACGCCCACCGGGACCGGACTCTGCGCCCGGACGTGACCGCGGACGACATCGCCCTGCTGCTGTCGACCTCACCCGGCGCCGAAATTCCCCGCTCCGCCAGGGAACGCTGGGTGGAATTGGCGCGACGCGCCCTCATCGCGGCGGACTGA
- a CDS encoding antitoxin, which translates to MSLFDKAKEAIGKNPDKAEQGIDKAADAAKSKFGDHADKVDQASDKAKDYLRKDNNPEGP; encoded by the coding sequence ATGAGTCTGTTCGACAAGGCGAAGGAAGCCATCGGCAAGAATCCCGACAAGGCCGAGCAGGGCATCGACAAGGCCGCGGACGCCGCGAAGTCGAAGTTCGGCGACCACGCCGACAAGGTGGACCAGGCCTCGGACAAGGCGAAGGACTACCTGCGCAAGGACAACAACCCCGAGGGGCCTTGA